In Streptomyces sp. NBC_00306, a single genomic region encodes these proteins:
- a CDS encoding DUF6131 family protein, with protein sequence MIIIGVILLIIGFVASISILWTIGIVLVVIGLILWILGAVGHAVGGRRHYW encoded by the coding sequence ATGATCATTATCGGGGTCATCCTGCTGATCATCGGCTTCGTAGCCAGCATCTCCATCTTGTGGACCATCGGGATCGTCCTAGTCGTCATCGGACTCATTTTGTGGATCCTTGGGGCAGTCGGCCACGCGGTCGGCGGACGCCGCCACTACTGGTAG